In the Bacillus sp. (in: firmicutes) genome, TTCTGGACCATCTCCAACTAGCAATAACTTCGCCGGAATCTTTTGCTGAATGTTGTAAAAAACTTGTACAACGTCTGGTACTCGTTTGACTACTCGAAAGTTTGAAACATGAATGAATACTTTCTCCTGTTCGTTTATGCCGTATTCTTTTTTTAATGAACTAGACTCTACCTTTCGGTAAACTCGCTCATCAATAAAGTTATAAATGGTTTGAATATTTTTATTCGGTCGAATCAAATCATACGTTTGTTGAACGAGGGCATTGGATACGGCAGTGACACTATCCGATTGCTCTATCCCAAAGCGAATCGCTTCCTTTAGCGATGGATCGTATCCTAAAACGGTGATATCTGTCCCGTGTAGGGTAGTTACAATTTTTACATCATTGTTTGACATTTGTTTTGCTAAAATGGCACAGACTGCATGAGGAATCGCGTAATGGACATGCAAGATATCTAACTGTTCTCGTTGAATGACTTCCGCCATTTTATTCGCTAATGCAATATCGTACGGTGGATATTGAAAAACGGAATAACTGTTCACTTCTACTTGATGGAAATAAATATTTGAGTACATTTTTTTTAAACGAAACGGGACGCTTGATGTTATAAAATGTATTTCGTGTCCTCTCTCTGCTAAAAGCTTTCCTAATTCTGTGGCGACAACCCCTGATCCCCCAACCGTAGGATAACATGTTATACCAATTTTTAATCGCATTGATCATCACCTAGCAAATCATGATGTAATAACACTGGCTGCTTTGTCATAAACCCTTCCGCATAACGAACTCCCACTTCTTTTCCGAGAATTCGTTCTCTAGCCGTAACAGCCTCAATATACCCATCTGTTAAAGGGGTCGCGACACCATCAGGAGATAATGTAAATTGGCTTTCATACGCTTTTAAGCTTTGAATTTTCTTTTCGATAAACGGAGAGATGTCAAATGCTACATGCGGTCGATAAAAGCCATTAATCATGTAATAGAAGACCTTTTTTACTTTATGGGCATCATAAGAGGATATAAATTTACGTATCCCTGCAGAAAATACCGCTTCATCCACTAATTTGGAGCAGTTGCCATGATCAGGATGCCGATCTTCCCAGTACGGGGCGAAAACAACGGTTGGCCGGTACTCACGGATGACATCGACGACCAATCGAATATGTTCGTCCGTCAAATAAAGCCCCCGATCTTTTAATGGCAATGTGATTCGTTTTTCTACACCAAGAATATGGGCGGCATGTTGCGCTTCTTTTTTTCTTCGTTCAACGGTTCCGTTGGAGGATAGCTCTGCTTCGGTCAGATCACAAATAACGATTCTTTTCCCCACCGAAGCGAGCTTGGCAATCGTTCCGCCCATTCCAATCTCCACATCGTCAGCATGGGCCCCAAAGCATAAAACATCGATTGGTGTATTCATGAAGTCTATTAGCCTCCGTTTCTTTTATGTACATTTCGCCATTGTAGGTCTCCCCTTTGTAACCCGTGAATTAAAATTTCAGCGGTTCCCATGTTGGTTGCTAACGGGATTTGGTACACATCACATAAACGAATTAATGCTGATACATCGGGTTCGTGAGGTTGAGCTGTTAATGGATCGCGAAAGAAGATAACGATATCCATTTCATTTTTAGCAATTAACGCTCCGATTTGTTGATCTCCACCTAATGGTCCAGACTGGAATCGGTGGACTTGCAAATTAGTAGCTTCCAATATCCGCTTACCCGTTGTCCCTGTTGCATATAACGTATGTTGTTTTAAAATCGGTTCATAGGCAATCACAAATTGTACCATGTCATCCTTTTTTTTATCGTGAGCAATAAGCGCAATGTTCACTTCCATCCCCCCCCCGATGTTAATCCATAATATGCTCTAACCCGTACACCAACGTTTCTAAGTGCATAATTGTTTCCACGCAATGCTTAACTCCTGTCATAAAAGACCCTCGGTGATACGAATCATGACGGATCGTTAACGATTGTCCTTCTCCACCAAACATGACTTGCTGATGGGCAATTAATCCTGGTAAACGGACACTATGAATCCGCATCCCTTCAATATTTGCCCCTCTTGCTCCGGAAAGCGTTTCTTTTTCATCGGGGTGACCTTGAGTCTTTGGTGAACGTACTTCTTGAATTAATTGTGCTGTTTTCACTGCTGTTCCTGATGGAGCATCAAGCTTTTGGTCATGATGCATTTCAATAATTTCAACATCCGGTAAATATTTGGCGGCCATTTGAGCAAACTTCATCATCAATACCGCACCGATCGCAAAGTTTGGAGCAATAATACATCCGAGTTTTTTTTCTTCCGCTAATTGTTTTAGTTCTTCTAACTGCTCATTTGTAAAGCCCGTCGTACCTACAACTGGGCGAACTCCATACATTAATGCCGTTTTCGTATGTATGTAACCTACTTCCGGTGTCGTCAAATCAATAAAGACATCCACGCTTTCGTTTTGAAACAATTGGTCGATGTTTGTATAAATCGGAACATTTACTCCCGGAAAATCTGGTATGTCACTTAATAGTTGACCATCGTGTTTTCGGTCTAATACAGCCACTAGTTCAAAATGATCCGTTTGTTGAACCATTTTCACTGCTTCTCTGCCCATTTTACCGCGTGGTCCCGCGATGGCAACGCGAATTTGACTCATCATTTGTCCTCCTTTCTTGTCCAACGATCTTTATCTCTCGTTTGAAACTTTTCCATGACCATGTCATGCGCTGACTGTAAATCGATATTTAACGAATTCGCTAAACAGATTAATACGAAAAGTAAATCACCAATTTCTTCTTCAATCGTTTTTTCTTTTTCCGTTTTTTTCTTAGGTTTTTCTCCATAATAATGATTAATTTCTCTCGCTAATTCTCCGAGCTCTTCGGTCAGCCTTGCTAACATAGCTAATGGTGAAAAATATCCTTCTTTAAATTGACCAATATACGCATCGACTTCTTGTTGAAGCTGTGCGACAGTTTTTTGCTTCTCCAAGTCCATCGTCCCCTTTCTTATCATATTTCATGTTAGCTAATTCCTTATATTTTTACAAATAATTTTTCTTTACATAATGGAGAGCATCCAAATATTGCTTGATCATCAAGCTTTAGCTATAATAGGAATTCCGATGATACACAATTTTATTCACGGGGGGGAAGACAGATGTTCGGATTACGTTGGAAAAATACTTTATTTATTTTAATAGGTTCAGCTATTTTTTCTTTTGGCATCGTTCATTTTAATATGCAAAATAATTTAGCCGAAGGTGGATTTACGGGTATTACGTTATTGCTTTATTTTATTTTTGGAATTGACCCTTCCTATACTAATTTAGCGTTAAACATTCCACTCTTTTTCATTGGTTGGCGATTATTAGGGAGAAACGCGTTTTTTTATACGCTAATCGGAACATTGGCTGTTTCGATTTTTTTATGGGTGTTTCAACGTTTGCAATTAAACATTCCACTTGAAGGAGATTTATTTTTAGCTGCTCTTTTTGCGGGTGTATCCATTGGAATTGGATTAGGAATTATTTTTCGGTTTGGTGGAACGACAGGCGGTGTTGATATTATTGCCCGATTGGCCTTTAAATATCTTGGCTGGAGTATGGGAAAAACGATGTTTTTATTCGATGCCGTTGTTATTACGTTATCGTTAATTACATATTTAGACTATCGGGAAGCGATGTACACGTTAGTAGCTGTTTTTGTCGGGGCTCGTGTCATTGATTTTATGCAAGAAGGTGCTTATGCAGCAAGGGGTGCGATGATCATTTCTGAAAAGCACGAGAAAATAGCTGATACGATTTTAGAGCAGATGGATCGAGGCGTCACCGTATTAAAAGGATATGGATCGTTTACGAAACAACCTCGTGAAGTGTTATATTGTGTTGTCGGCAAAAATGAAATCGTTCGCTTAAAAAATATTATTACTTCTGTTGACCCCCATGCATTTGTTTCTGTTACGGTTGTTCATGACGTATTAGGCGAAGGGTTTACGTTAGATGAAAACAAAAACCCGATAGAATAAATGAAAAAGGTGTCTCAGTATTTGAGACACCTTTTTCATTATTCTTCATCACCTTGCATACCAGTAAAGATTAATACGTATCGGAGTAATTCAAGTAATGCTACTGCAGCTGCAGCTACATAAGTTAACGCGGCTGCATTTAATACCTTCCGAGCATGACGCTCCTCTTCGTTTCGAATAATACCTAGTGAAACAACTTGATCCATTGCACGAGAAGATGCGTTAAATTCCACTGGTAGTGTAACGACTTGGAATAGAACAGCAGCCGCCATCATTAAAATCCCGAGTAACAAAAATCCTGAAAGCTGTGCGATAATTCCAATGAAAATGAGAATCCACGAAAAATTTGAACTAATATTGACAACCGGAACTAGCGCATGGCGAAAACGTAGAAATGCATACCCTTGAGCATCTTGAAGTGCATGTCCAACTTCGTGTGCTGCCACCGCAGCTCCAGCAACTGAGTATCCATGGTAGTTTGCTGGAGACAGATGTACCGTTTTTGTAAGTGGGTTGTAATGGTCACTTAAAAATCCATGTGTTTCCACTACTTTGATATGGTATAATCCGTTATCATCTAAAATTTTTCTCGCTACTTCTGCTCCAGTCATTCGTGATGAAGTGGGTACATTGGAATATTTATTGTACGTCCTTTTCACACGGAATGACGCCCATAGGGGAACGATTAGAATGAGCAAGAAATAAATAAGAAATCCGCTCATCTTATGCCATTACCTCCATCATTTATCAATGTTCTTCTTTTCAAGAACATTTTACTCATTCTATAAAAAGAAAGTCAATCATTTTGCTCTTGTTTCTTTTTCTGTTCATTTCCTTTATATTTTCTCCAACCGACGTAAGATAATGTAACTATGATAATACTACCAGTAGAGATAATGACCCACCATAAGGATGGATCGGCTTCATCTTCTGTCGTATTGTTAAATAAATACTGTAAATCGTTACGTAAATTCGTTAATTGATTGTGTGAATCTCTATCAGTAAGAACTTCTGTACGATAACGGTCGATAAATGCAATTTGGGCATCCAATTTTTGTACGGTTTGGACAGGAATATCTACTTTTAAACTCGGTTGAATGACACTATATTTCGATAAAAAAGAATTTAAATGTTGATGATACAATAAGGAATCTCCTTCTTGAGCCGCTTGTTCTACTTGTTGAAAGGCGGTCATAATCGAATCTTCCATTTCCGTCCATAACGGTTGGTATTGAGTAACGAGTGCATCCATAACGAGTCGGAATGTTGTTACTTTATTCAAGCGCTCTTCTGGCGTTAGTGACATGTTTGTTAAGGCCGAAAGCGCTTGGTTATGAGTCGCTGTTAAAATCCGTAACTCATCCATAGAAAACAATCGCTCTTGGATTGTTACAGTTGTAAATTTATTTGAAAAATATTCAAGCAACCGTTTGGCCTCTTCATATTTTCCTAGTTTCGTTAAAGCTAATGCTTCGTCAGCGATCTCGTCAAGTTGTCCTAACGATTCATTTGATTCAGCCAATGTAGTATGTGAAAACCAAGTAATCCCGGTCAATAGAAACCACAAAATTACTATTATAGTAACCTTCTTCATCCTTGTCCCCCCTCAAACTACTAGTAATATGTATGATAGGGTGGACAAGTATAGAACTTTCTTCCGATGAAATTTAATCGTTTTTCACCAAACTGTAACGATGAACCGTTAAAAAGTAAGTTAAACCGATCGAAAAAATGCTTAGCCAAAACGTAAAGTATCCAATCTCTTGGACATACATATGTAATTGGGAGTAGCGAGGATATTGAGCGAACACATAATCAATCACATCGTTATGTAACGTCCAAATACTTGCGACAATAATATGGCGCAGTTTCACTTGTAAAAAAGGCGAATATAAGATACCTTGAATAGCCATCGCTAGGTGTGACACTATTAACAAATACCCTTGCCATGGTAAATATCCTGTTACTTGAAGGGTGAGAATGTTCATCACAACTGCCCAGACCCCATATTTAAACAATGTTAATAACGCGAGAGCTTCTATATAAGGGATATTTGTTCTCAACAAAAAACCTATTAATACAATGACAAAAAATAAGCTGGCTGTAGGGCTATCAGGAACAAATGGTAAAAAATGAGGCGGTGTTTCACTTAATTGAGAGCCGTACCATACATATCCGTATATCGTACCCCCAATATTAATCAATAATAGTGCCCATAAGACGAGCCGGTTCATTAATAAGTTTCGCCAAAATACCAATCCTTATCTTCCTTCCTTTATCTTTTATTACATCCAAATTGTAGCATAATTAGTAGATTACCTTACAACATCTTAGTCGTAATTCAATGAATTGACGATAAAAAAGGGCCACCCGAAATTGGACAGCCCTTAACATATCACCTTATTCAGCTTTTAAACCGGAGATAAACTCTGCTAATTTTTGAAGATCTTCGTCTGTACCTTTAAATAGTCCAGCTGGCATGCCTGGCGCTTTACCGTTCACAGCGATGTCAGCCACTTCTTCAGGTGTTAATCCTGTGTCAACTAGTGCAGGAGCAGCTCCACCTTGTAAATTATCTCCGTGACAGTTGATACATCCATTTTCTTGATAAATTTTGTAGCCTTCTGCTTCTTTATCAATTTCTACTTCAGCAACAATTTTACCTTGTGCTTCGCGTGCTTCCCAGTCAACTGCAACAGCAGACTCCCAAGTAAGATAAATGGTTGCTGCAACTGCCAGTAACATAAAACCTGTTGCAAATGGACGTTTCGTCGGACGACGATGTGGCCCTTTATCAATGAACGGTGCTAATAGCAGGGCACCAAAGGCGATACCAGGAATAACAATCGCACCAATCACGTTGTATGGACCAGAAGCGTACGTATACTTCAGTAATTGATAAAGGAATAAGAAGTACCAGTCTGGTAACGGAATGTATCCTGTATCAGTCGGATCCGCCACACGCTCAAGCGGAGACGGGTGGGCGACCGTTAAACATAAATAACCGATTAAAAACACGGAACCGACAAGCCATTCTTTTAATAAGAAGTTTGGCCAAAACGCTTCCGTTTTACCTGGATATTCCGAGTAATCTTTCGGAATATTTGGCTTTCGTTCAGCAGAGACGCGAGAGTCCCCAACGAACTTCATGCCTTTACCGCGATGCATAGCGTCCCCCTCCTTCAAATTAAACTACAAAATTATCCGAACGTACTCAATTTTACAGTGGACCTGAAATTCCTTGTTTACGAATCATTAAGAAGTGGGCACCCATTAAGCCTAATAAAGCTGCTGGTAAGAAAAAGACGTGAATCGCAAAGAAACGTGCTAATGTTTGGGCACCAACGATTTCTGGGTGACCTGCTAATAATGTCTTAATTTCATCGCCGATAAATGGAACAGCGCCAGCAATTTCAAGACCAACTTTCGTTGCGAATAGCGCTTTCATATCCCAAGGTAATAAGTATCCTGTGAAACCTAAACCTAACATAACAAAGAAAATAAGAACCCCAACAATCCAGTTTAGTTCACGTGGCTTTTTGTACGCACCTTGGAAAAATACACGTAACGTATGTAAAAACATCATTACGATAACGAGACTCGCACCCCAGTGGTGCATTCCACGAACGATTTGTCCAAAAGCTACTTCGTTCTGTAGGTAATAAACAGATTTCCAAGCGTTTTCAATATCTGGTACATAATACATAGTTAAAAACATACCAGACAAGATTTGGATAACCGTTACAAAAAACGTTAATCCACCAAAGCAGTAAACAAACGCCGAAAAATGGTGCGCTGGGTTTACGTGCTCAGGCACTTCGTGATCGGCAATATCGCGCCATAAAGGCGTAATATCTAAACGCTCGTCAACCCAATCATACAGTTTGTTTAACAATTATTACGCCTCCTTACACAAATGGATTTGCCTTTGGTTTACCTAAATAAAGGTAACCATCCACCACTTTTGTTGGGTATGCATCCAACGGAGCGGTTGGAGGTGTACCAGGTACGTTCTTACCATTCTTCTCATAAAGCCCGTTATGACAAGGACAGTAGAACATGTTTTGATGTTTTTGATCTCCGTTCCAGTTTACTGTACAGCCAAGGTGTTTACAAATTGGAGAGAGGGCAACGATTTCCCCTTTTTCATTTTTATATACCCAAGCTGTGTTCGTAACTTCTGAAACATACCATGCATCTTTTTGCTCGTATGAGAAGTCTACACGTTGAGGTTCGTTCGTAATTTCATCCACTTTCAATTTAGTTGGATGAAAATCACCTGCACCCTTTGGTTGTAATACAGGATCCACCGCAAAACGAACCATTGGCATCAACATTCCTGCTGCCATAAATCCGCCTACTCCTGTAAGCGTATAGTTAAGGAATTGACGACGTGATACACGATGTTTGCTCATCCTTTTCCCCCCTCTATCTTAAGGTCAGTCCTACGGACAAAGTATTCGCACATATACAAAACTAGGACATACTCATGATATATCAATCTTTTGACAAGGTCAATAACCACGGAGAACAAAACGTGTCAACAATGTGACGATTTTCTGAAAAATTATGGTTGATGTTGCCACTTATGAACGATAAGTTGAATCAACTGTTTCACTTGGTCGTTCATCAGCGAATGTTTAAATTGCCGGTCAACATGCTCAAGTGGTACGGAAGGAACCCATAGCACTGTTCCCTGTAATAAATCTTCATACGTTTTCCATTCAGGGTCTGAAGTTAGATAAAATACATGCACAAAACCCTGTTGTTTACATTGTTCTTCCCATTTACGGAGACGTTCTCCTTTTTCTTTTTCCTGCTCGAGGTAACTAAACGGAGGAAAAAGAAACAATCTCCCCTTAAATTGTTTTTCTAAATATGTAGATAATAATTGAATAAATTCTCCTTGTTGTGCAGCTTGTTTCATTCCTCCTTCATCGAAACGAAGTGGAAGAAGAGGGATGATGGCTGTGTCAACAAATTGTTTTTCTTTAAAATAAGTTTCTACATCTTTTCCATTCCAATTCATCCTAATTTCTCCTCTGCCTTTATGTTTCGTTACCTAGAATACCACATTCTAAAGAAAAAAGGGATTTTTTCCTCTCCTTTGTCTTATCCTTCACCGGAAGGCAAGAGTTTATGTACTGTTTCTGATTCATTCTTTTATGCCATATAAAAAGAGCCTGACGTTCTGCAACAGGCTCTTACGAATGATTTTTCTCACTTCGTTTCGGTTGTAACCGATTTAATTGTTGAACAAGTTCTTGAAAGCGGTGCTCATCTTTTTGGTCTAATGCTTGATCAATTTCTTTCAATAACCGGTTTTTTTGAAAATCTTTAATGCACATCTTTAAAAATTGTTCCGCTAGTATACGATCTTCTTCTGTAATATGGATGTTTTTCGGAACGTACGGATTTTCTTCTAATACGGCTGCATATTGATGAGATGTACGAGCAGAGCGAAAGTTTAACTGAATATAAATGTTTTCATCCTTGTTTAAACGAATATCGTGGAAGGATTTTTCAGCATCCGTGGTCATGACATTTTCTTTGTAAAAACGAAACGGAGCATCATCGACACAATGAGTAGACATGATTAACCCGCGTGGACAATACTGGGCATCTTCTACAAAATGAACTTTCTCCATCAGTTGGTCATGACTCATTAAATAATTTAAAATCCAAACACATTCTCTTCGTTTTAATTGGTAGTGATTTAAAAACCATCGAATAAATTCTTTTTTCTCATTGACAGATACAGGGGTGTTCATCTTCTCCCTCCTCTGTATTATTCATCATTCTAACATACGGGTATCTTCCTGAAGGCGTTCGACAAGCATGATATATTCTTCATTCGTAGGGTCTTGTTGTAATAATTGCTGATAAATAGTATAAGCTTCTTTTAACATTCCTTCTTCAAGCAGGAATTGTCCAAAATCGTTTAAAAATTCTGGATGATTCTTAAAGAAAGTATATGCTTGTTGGTAACGTTTTAATGCCTGCTCATACTGTTCTACCTCTTGGAGAGATACCGCCATGTCCCAATCCAATTGAGGGTCGTGCTCACCTTCTTTTTCAACCATTTCCACTAGCTCAATGACCTCTTCGTAACGCTCTTGATGAAGTAATAAACGATTTAATTGAAGGGCAGCTTCCAAATAAGATGGGTCAATTACTAACGCTTGTCGAAAAAAGTGTTCTGCTTTTTCTAAATTGTTTAGTTTCATCGCTATTTTTCCACCAAACGCAAGCAATTCTTTGTTAAATTCATTAAATTTTAACCCTTCTTCGATGGTTTTCACACTTTTTTCAAGTAGTTCTTCGTGTTCGTATGCCTTTGCTAAGTAAAGGTACAACGAATGATATTCAGGGTCTAATTCTTTTAATTCGGTAAATTTTTCAATCGCCAGCTTATAATAACCCGCTTGATAGGCAGTAAAAGCATATCCGAATAATGTATTAATTTCTAATCGTTCATCTAATGCTTTTTCATAGTATGGAAGAGCTTCTTCAAACGCTCCACCTGCACTTAACGTATCGGCTAAACGATGATGAATCGATGTTCCAGCAATTTCTGTTTCGCCTGTTTCTAATAATTGTTCGTAATGTCGGATTGCTTCTAAATGTCTCCCTTGGGAGGCATATAATTCGGCTAAAGCAAATTGAATGACTGGCTCATTCGGAAGAAGTTGTTGTGCTCGGAGTAATTTTTGTTCACTTACTTCAAAAAGCCCTTGCGATTGGTACAAATCCGCTAAAAGGACGAGGGCACGTGGATATACTGGATCGTTCTCAGGGATTTGTTCTAATTGTTCTAAAGCGGCATCTTCTTGATCCATGTCCACAAGCGTTTCCGCTAATAAGACTTTTAATTCCCCTTCATCCGGATATTTTGTTAGCAATTGTTCATATAATTGTTTTGTCTCTTCTAAAAAGCCAAGATGGTATAGTTCTTCTGCCAATTGAAATTGTTCTTCATCACTTCCATTTTTAAGAATCTTTTGGAACGTTTTCTTTGCATTGTCTAAGTCTCCTACCTGTAAATGTTGCAACATTTGTTGTGGCGTATTCATTAGGCATTCCCTTTCTATTTCTTTCATTTTCTATTGGAAATATAGTGGTCGTTTAATTTTTAACTCAGTTCCAAAACCAGGCCGATATTCGATTTTATCATATATTTTTATTATTTGTCCTTTAAAAACGGTTAGCAAGGGGTCGTCTGTTGGGACCGAATCATTAAGTGTTGTTTGATTATACAGGTTATAAATTATTTCTCCACCAACCATTAAATTTCCTCTAAGAGGAAACACGCCAATTTTTTTCAAAATTCGTTCTTCGATAGGTGTATACGGAACTATCTGTTGAGTATAATGAGTTATTTTTTCGTTTTTCAACACCGTTTCCCATCTTTTTAGTATTTTTTTTCGTTGTTTGTCGTTTATTGACGATGGAAGATAAGGAATTAACACCAATAGATATGGGAAGATTGCTTCTTTAATCCATCCCCAAGGACAGTCTTCCCATGCTCCATCTTCATCGAGTTGAACCAAAATAGCCGGAATAAGTAATTTTTTACACGTTCTCACAAAGGAAGGGGTTAAAACTTTTGGTGGCACTAGAGGACAGATTAGGAAGTCAATAGGTGAATTAAATAATGACGTTCTTCGAAAGTTTAGTTGTTTGGACAAATCTTTTTCATACCGAATGGGAATGACGGAAAGTACGGTTGTACAGCCTTTTGATAAAAAGTGGTGAATAAAATGTTCTTTTAATTGAGAATTCGACCAGTCATCAATTGGTGCATCATCCATCATCACGTGAGTCGGTGCAATGATAAACGGAGAAATGTTCATGCGCATGTATTGGTAGCGAGAATAAGTTGGGCGAATACCACGGATTTTCCCGTCTTCTACTAATAATTCCATTTCCTTTCGTTTAGTATTCGTCCACATGGTGCCTCCTTCAATGATATATTTCATCTAACCATCTCCTATGCTCATTTGTTATTGACAAGCTATGAACAGATGAAAAAAAAAATGACAAAAAGCGGGTGACAAAACTCACCCGCTTACACAAATACATAACTTATATTTGTTTAATCTTTATTCATCCCTAATATTTTTAAATCTTCAAAAAAGGTTGGATAAGAAACAGAGACGGCATGGACTCCATCAATGGTTACTTCTGATTGACATATAAGGGAGGCAATTGCTAACATCATACCGATACGATGGTCCCCATAAGAACGGACGTTTCCCCCTGTTAAAGTACATTTTCCATGAATGATCATTCCATCCTCGGTCGGTTGAATATCAGCACCTAATTGTTGTAGCTCATGACAAACGGCATCAATTCTGTTTGTTTCTTTCACCTTTAATTCTTCTGCATTTCGAATAATGGTCTTTCCTTCGGCTTGAGTAGCAAGTAGTGCAATAATTGGAAGTTCATCAATTAATCGTGGAATCATCTCCCCTCCAATTTCAATTCCTTTCAATTTTGAAGAGCGAATGATAATTGTTCCAACTGGTTCTGTGGAATCATAGCTTTCGTCTACAATCGTAATATCTGCCCCCATTTGTTTCATTACATCAATAATGCCTGTTCTTGTCGGATTGAGTCCAACATTTGGTAAGATAATTTCACTTCCTGGGACAATAGCGCCCGCTACGAGGAAAAACGCTGCTGAAGAGATATCCCCTGGTACAACAATATTCGTTGCTTTTAATGTTTGTTTTCCATTCAATCGAATAACATTTCCATGTTTTTCAATTTCGCCTGAAAATTGCCGAATCATTCTTTCAGTATGGTCTCGACTTGGAGCAGGTTCAAGAATCTCGGTCGTCCCTTCACTTTGTAAACCAGCTAATAAAATAGCCGACTTTACTTGCGCGCTCGCAACAGGTAATTCGTATCGAATGGCATTTAGCTGTGCTCCTCGTACGGACAACGGAGTAAATTCTCCATTTTGACGTCCGTCAATGATGGCCCCCATTAATTGTAAAGGTTTTGTTACCCGAGACATCGGTCGTTTCGCAATGGATTCATCACCTATGAGGACAGAATGAAACGGGCGACCAGCTAAAATTCCGAGCATAAGGCGTGCCGTGGTTCCTGAATTTCCGACATTTAAAATGTCTTTTGGTTCTGTTAAACCGTCCCAGCCCTTCCCATGTACGGTCACAGTCGTTCCATGCTGTTCAATATGAACTCCTAAGCGTCGGAAACAAGAAATCGTACTTAAACAATCATCTCCAGTTAAAAAG is a window encoding:
- the aroA gene encoding 3-phosphoshikimate 1-carboxyvinyltransferase, translated to MDTLSLKPQSRPLRGTVQVPGDKSISHRAVMFGAIANGTTTIENFLTGDDCLSTISCFRRLGVHIEQHGTTVTVHGKGWDGLTEPKDILNVGNSGTTARLMLGILAGRPFHSVLIGDESIAKRPMSRVTKPLQLMGAIIDGRQNGEFTPLSVRGAQLNAIRYELPVASAQVKSAILLAGLQSEGTTEILEPAPSRDHTERMIRQFSGEIEKHGNVIRLNGKQTLKATNIVVPGDISSAAFFLVAGAIVPGSEIILPNVGLNPTRTGIIDVMKQMGADITIVDESYDSTEPVGTIIIRSSKLKGIEIGGEMIPRLIDELPIIALLATQAEGKTIIRNAEELKVKETNRIDAVCHELQQLGADIQPTEDGMIIHGKCTLTGGNVRSYGDHRIGMMLAIASLICQSEVTIDGVHAVSVSYPTFFEDLKILGMNKD
- a CDS encoding YpiF family protein yields the protein MNWNGKDVETYFKEKQFVDTAIIPLLPLRFDEGGMKQAAQQGEFIQLLSTYLEKQFKGRLFLFPPFSYLEQEKEKGERLRKWEEQCKQQGFVHVFYLTSDPEWKTYEDLLQGTVLWVPSVPLEHVDRQFKHSLMNDQVKQLIQLIVHKWQHQP
- a CDS encoding ubiquinol-cytochrome c reductase iron-sulfur subunit, giving the protein MSKHRVSRRQFLNYTLTGVGGFMAAGMLMPMVRFAVDPVLQPKGAGDFHPTKLKVDEITNEPQRVDFSYEQKDAWYVSEVTNTAWVYKNEKGEIVALSPICKHLGCTVNWNGDQKHQNMFYCPCHNGLYEKNGKNVPGTPPTAPLDAYPTKVVDGYLYLGKPKANPFV
- the qcrB gene encoding menaquinol-cytochrome c reductase cytochrome b subunit, yielding MLNKLYDWVDERLDITPLWRDIADHEVPEHVNPAHHFSAFVYCFGGLTFFVTVIQILSGMFLTMYYVPDIENAWKSVYYLQNEVAFGQIVRGMHHWGASLVIVMMFLHTLRVFFQGAYKKPRELNWIVGVLIFFVMLGLGFTGYLLPWDMKALFATKVGLEIAGAVPFIGDEIKTLLAGHPEIVGAQTLARFFAIHVFFLPAALLGLMGAHFLMIRKQGISGPL
- a CDS encoding tetratricopeptide repeat protein — translated: MNTPQQMLQHLQVGDLDNAKKTFQKILKNGSDEEQFQLAEELYHLGFLEETKQLYEQLLTKYPDEGELKVLLAETLVDMDQEDAALEQLEQIPENDPVYPRALVLLADLYQSQGLFEVSEQKLLRAQQLLPNEPVIQFALAELYASQGRHLEAIRHYEQLLETGETEIAGTSIHHRLADTLSAGGAFEEALPYYEKALDERLEINTLFGYAFTAYQAGYYKLAIEKFTELKELDPEYHSLYLYLAKAYEHEELLEKSVKTIEEGLKFNEFNKELLAFGGKIAMKLNNLEKAEHFFRQALVIDPSYLEAALQLNRLLLHQERYEEVIELVEMVEKEGEHDPQLDWDMAVSLQEVEQYEQALKRYQQAYTFFKNHPEFLNDFGQFLLEEGMLKEAYTIYQQLLQQDPTNEEYIMLVERLQEDTRMLE
- a CDS encoding c-type cytochrome, translating into MHRGKGMKFVGDSRVSAERKPNIPKDYSEYPGKTEAFWPNFLLKEWLVGSVFLIGYLCLTVAHPSPLERVADPTDTGYIPLPDWYFLFLYQLLKYTYASGPYNVIGAIVIPGIAFGALLLAPFIDKGPHRRPTKRPFATGFMLLAVAATIYLTWESAVAVDWEAREAQGKIVAEVEIDKEAEGYKIYQENGCINCHGDNLQGGAAPALVDTGLTPEEVADIAVNGKAPGMPAGLFKGTDEDLQKLAEFISGLKAE
- a CDS encoding YpiB family protein, whose protein sequence is MNTPVSVNEKKEFIRWFLNHYQLKRRECVWILNYLMSHDQLMEKVHFVEDAQYCPRGLIMSTHCVDDAPFRFYKENVMTTDAEKSFHDIRLNKDENIYIQLNFRSARTSHQYAAVLEENPYVPKNIHITEEDRILAEQFLKMCIKDFQKNRLLKEIDQALDQKDEHRFQELVQQLNRLQPKRSEKNHS